The Balneolales bacterium ANBcel1 DNA segment GAATGAGAGACGCCGCAATTCTCGAGTTAATGTACGCCACCGGAATCCGGGCCAGTGAAACCATCAACCTTGAAAACGAACAGCTGGTCAGTGAGCTTCAACTGCTCCGTGTTATCGGCAAGGGAAACAGGGAGCGGATGGTTCCCGTTGGGGGGATGGCGCTCCGGGCCATCGCGGAGTACCTGAAAAAAAGCCGCCCCCTCCTGCTGAGAAGCGGCACCGACTCCGGCAATCGCATGTTCCTGAGCTATCGAGGCAAGCCATTGTCACGCATGAGTTTGTGGCATATTGTTACAGGAGCGGCGAAGGAGGCCGGCCTCCGGAAGGCAATCCATCCGCACACCCTGCGCCATTCTTTTGCCACCCATCTGCTCGAGGGGGGCGCCGACCTTCGCGCCGTTCAGGAGATGCTGGGACACGTATCCATTATGACGACCGAAATTTATACTCACATCGACCGTTCATTCCTCGAAGAAGTACACAAAACCTACCATCCCAGGGCATGATGGCACAACAACCTGATTCCACCCCGGTTTTTCAGTCCATTTCATGGACCGGCGACCACCTGCGTATCATCGACCAGACCCTGCTGCCCGGCCGTGAAGCATACCTGGATCTTCAGGATGCCGACGGGGTGCGGGAAGCCATCCGTTCGCTTCGTGTGAGAGGTGCGCCGGCTATCGGCATCGCCGCCGCGTACGGCGTGTATTTGGGTGTTAAAACCTGTGCAGAGGATCCGCCGGAGGTGTTTGAACGCAAACTGGCCGGGGTCTGTGAGTTACTTGCATCTTCGCGGCCGACAGCGGTGAACCTTCAGTGGGCGCTTGACCAGGCGCTCGCCACAGCGCAACGGATGCGGGGCCGACCAGCCGGAGAAATTCTGGAAGCGCTGCTGAATCTGGCGAAAACAATTCACCAGGACGACAAGGCGATATGCGCCGATATCGGAATGAACGGGCAGGATCTGGTTCCCGAGAACGCGCAGATACTGACGCACTGCAACACCGGCAGCCTGGCCACCGGACAATTCGGCACCGCCCTCTCCATCATTTATCACGCCCACATTGGCGGGAAAAACATTCATGTGTGGGTGGATGAAACCCGGCCGCTGCTCCAGGGTAGCCGCCTAACCTCCTGGGAGCTTCAAAAGGCCGGCATCGACCACCACATAATCACCGACTCCATGGCCGGCTGGGTGATGAATCGCCACCGGGTGGATCTGATCGTTGTCGGTACCGACCGTGTCGCTGGAAACGGCGATACCGCCAACAAGATCGGAACCTACAGCCTGGCGGTCCTGGCACGCCATCACAACATCCCGTTTTACGTGGCGGCTCCCCTGTCGTCCATTGACCTGAACACCGCCGCCGGATCGGACATCCCGATTGAAGAACGGTCACCCGCGGAGGTTCGCCAAACAGGCGGATGCCAAACCGCACCAGACGACGCGCCTGTCTACAACCCGGCGTTCGACGTGACACCTCACGAGCTCATCACCGCATTTGTAACGGAAAGGGGAATCATCCGCCCGGATTATTCCCGCAACCTGGCGGCGGCCTTCGAACGGTAATACAGGGCGTCACGCCTCTACCGGTTCGAGGTCACAGATGGCGCACACTTCCAGAAACTTGTCAATGCCTTTGCCGGCGCGGATCACCACCGGCTGCTCATTGGACATGTCGACAATGGTGGAAGCGTCTTCGACAAGCTGCTGTTCATTATCCACAATCAGGTCTATCTGCTTGTCGAACCGCCGGAACAGTTCATGCCGGTTCGTGGTGCCATTGCCGGACGTGCCGTCATAGTCGGGATGGCGGGCGGTTGTGGCAATCAGGGGTTTGCCGAGCTCATCCACCAGACGGGCGCAAATGGGATAGTCGGGCACACGAAACCCGATGGTCTGCCTTTTGGGATTCAGCAGCAGGCGGGGCACCTCCTTGGTGGCGGGCAGCACAAAAGTATAGGGTCCGGGAATGAGGCGTTTGATCGCCTTGAACTGATTGTCCCCGAGCCTGGCGAACTGGGAGATACCGCTGAGCGAATCACAAATCAGAGTAAGCAGGTGGTCCTTTTTAAGCTGGCGTATCTGGCGGATCCGTTCGATGCCTTTCTTGTTGGTATAGCTGCAGGCCAGCGCGTACTGGGTGTCTGTCGGAAGCAGGATGATTTCATCGTTGTGAAGACGATCCGTGATATCAAAAATTCTTTTTTGATGCGGAGTTACGGGATGAAGTTTGATTTTTTCTGCCATTATGCCTCCCTGTTACGTGTGGGTAATTGGAAACATCAGAGTCTGTCCAGCGCCTGTATGCGGCCACCTCGGAAAATCCACAAAGATGTGTGTTTGCACGACGGCACGACATCCGGTCACAGGCAGGACTTGTTCTGTTCTCTATTCTGAAACATGGCCTGATGTGTGAATCATTCGGCTACTGCTACATTAACAAAAAAAAACGTGACGGGCAGTAAAAAACACTGCCGCATCACGTTTTTAAATGCCCATTTATTTCCAGGACACGATCCGGAAGGCGGCCGGAGCGTATCGGAGCCGGTGAACACATCCCGCCTAAGCGGCTGCCGCACACCGGGCCGGAACAATGAATTATCAGGAAGACGGGAAATTGACACGAATGCTTTCGCTCACTTCGTCTGTTTCCGCCTCATACTGGGTCACGCCTTCAAACTCCTTCTTAAAGGCTTCCGGAGACATTCCACAAATCTCTCCATACGTTTTCAGGGCATCTGCATCGCTGAAGTCGTTGCTGGTGAGTCGAATCATGTACTGATGCGCGATCGCGAACGACATGGAGGAGATATCCACCATACGGATCTTGGTTTTTCCGGTCTTCTTATCCAGGATATCCTTGAAGAACATCGGCACGAAGTGGCCGCCCTGGATGGAAATCATGGCGGCGGTTCCGCCCTTCACGATAAATTCCACGGCAGAGAAACCAAGGTCACGGGTATACTCCATATCAAACGGAATGGGATCGGCGCAACGAAGCTCATAACCGATATCTTTGGAGACGATAGTCGTTTTCAGATTGTAGTCATCCAGGCGCTTTCTCACCGAATTCTTCAGGATTTCACCGAGGTCCAGCTCGGCGAACCGCAGGTTGTCGTGCTCATCACGCTCGAGCTCGGCAAGGCCTTCCAGCTCTTCGGTGCTCAGCCGCTCAACCAGTCCTTCGGCAAGAATCACAACTCCGTTCTCCTGTCCGGCCGCTTTGCGCTTGACCATGGTGCCGATCAGGATGTCGGTAAGTTTCTTCAGGGAAATCACCTCTTCCTTGAACTCTTCGGGAATCAGGGTAAGTGTGGCGCCTGCCGCTTTGCCGATACCGAGAGCCAGGTGACCGGCTTTGCGACCCATGGAGACAACGAAGTACCAGCGGGAGGTGGTGCGGGCATCTTCCATCAGGTTTTTGACAACTTCTACACCGATGTGACGTGCGGTCTGGAAACCGAATGTGGGAATACCGTGGGGAAGATCCAGGTCATTGTCGATGGTCTTGGGCACGTGCACAACGCTGATTTTGCCTTCGGAGGCTTTTTCGAGGGTCATGGCGCTGAATGCCGTATCGTCACCGCCGATGGTAATGAGCTTGTCGACACCCAGCTTGAGCAGGGTGTTGATGGTGTTTTCCAGATGCTCCTTCTTCTTGGTGGGGTTGTCCCTGGCAATTCCGATGAAAGAACCGCCGCGAAGGTGGATACGGCTCACTTTGTCGATCGTCAGGTGTTCGATGTGCGAAGTATCTCCCCGCATGACCCATTTAAATCCGTCGATGAGTCCGAGTACCTCGTAACCATGTTGGATGGCACGAATGGTGGCGGCACCGATTACACTGTTGAGACCGGGTGCCGGTCCGCCGGCACAAAGTATGGCTAATCTTTTGGGTTGTGACATATGTTAGGTCTAATATTTTGTTATGGTTTTTCTGACAGACAGTCCGCTGTCGGCTTACTTAATAAAAATCGTTTGCCATGCAGGCCGGGCCGGCATTTTTTGCAGTTTTTTGAGGCCGTAAGATAGGATTATCTCAGAGCAAACGGTAGCGTTTTTTTTGCTGTTGAATTGAAAAGAACGTCTTTTTTGAGGATGACCATGTACACCAAACAGAGAGGTTTATTATGGCACAGACACGCTGGCTCGGACACTCCACATTCATCGTAACAACCCGCAACGGAAAAACCATTCTTGTAGATCCATTTCTGGACGGCAACCCGACCACCCCGGCGGAATGGAAATCGCCGGATCAGCTGGATGTCATCCTGGTAACCCACGGGCACGACGACCATGCCGCAGATACCCTCACACTGGCCGAAAAAACGGGGGCAAAAGTGGTAACCATCGTTGAACTCTCCCATCTGTTTCAAGAGGACGGACTTTCCGGAGACCAGGCCGTGGAAATGAACAAGGGCGGCACCGTGGATTTCGGTGATTTCAGGGTAACCATGACCAACGCCAATCATTCCAGCTCATGGAAAGGCCGCTATGCCGGCGACCCTGCCGGCTTCATTCTGCATATCGACGACCTGGTGATCTATCACGCGGGCGACACCAACATCATGCCTGATTTCGAACTGTATGGCACCATCTATCAGCCCGATATCGCCATTCTACCGATAGGTGACCACTACACCATGGGGCCGCTTGAGGCCGCGCATGCCTGCCGCATGCTGAAGGCCAAATATGCAGTTCCCATGCATTACGGCACCATGCCGGTGCTTTCAGGAACGCCGGATGAGTTCCAAAAGCTGGTTGAGGAACTGACCGGCAAACAGACCCGGGTGCTGGTTCCCGCCGCCGGTGAAAATTTTCTGGAATCATTGGATCTGTAACGTCTCTTTCGGGGGGAAGTCCCGCGAGTGAAGCATCAGTCCGCGCGCATGTCCATGGCCCCTGTGCGGCGACTCAGGGAAGGTGGTAGAGCTTGTCGTAGCTGCCGGAGAACTCCATCATCAGATAGACGATCACTCCGGTCACCGACACGTACATCCAGATCGGCCAGGTCCATCTGGCGATCTTCTTGTGCCTCTGATAGTCCTTTCGCACGGCGCGGTACATGGTAACCAGAATCATGGGGAGATTCACAATTGCCAGTATAATGTGGGAGATGAGGATGGTAAAATAGACAGGTCGGATCCAGCCGGTCCCGTCGTACCCGACCGATCCCACCTGATAGTGGAAGATGAGGTAGCTTGTCAGAAACAGCGCCGAGACGAAAAAGGCCGACCACATCATGCGCATGTGCGCGGCGATATTTTTCTTCTTGATAAAAATAAAACCGGCGAACAGAAAGAGGGTCGCGATGGTGTTTAGTACGGCGTTGAGCTGCGGAAGGTCTGTCAAAGAAATCATGCTTGGAAAAGATGAACTTGTTGTGGGATAACATGTAACCACGCCAATAATTCCGGGGGGGCTGCCCCTCTGGAATTCAGAACGGCACTCCCGCGGCGCGGAAAACCTAAACTACAAATCTTAAGTTTATATGAAATTAGGTTTTCTTCTTTTTTTGAGACCTGTTTTAACATATATTTATAGCCAAATTGTGTACCTGAGAGGTTGATTATCGAAAACTGCAGCGAGGTGATCCTCCCATCGAGCGTTGTTCCGTCCTGTCGCCGGCAATGATACAGCTGCTTCTTTTTTCGTCCAGCCCTGTTATTTCTCAAATTGCTTAAACGCTGATTTATGGCGCAGATTTTCCCCAAGTGGGTTGACAAAATTCCGAAACGGTTGCAGCTTGCAACCATACTTATTGTCACGGCAATCATTTTCGGTTTCTGGTACTTCGGGTCTCCCGAATATCTGGAAGTGGGATACGCTCCGAACCAACCTATCCCGTACAGCCATAAATTTCATGTCGCGGAACTCGGTATCGACTGCCAGTACTGTCATGGCACGGCATGGGAGTCGGCTATAGCCGCCATTCCATCCACCGAAACATGCATGAATTGCCATGAATACGTGGCACTGGATTCCGATAAACTTGAGCCGCTCAGAGATAGTTGGGAAACCGGCAATCCGGTTGAATGGATTCGCGTGCACGATGTACCGGATCACGCCTACTTCAACCATTCGGCGCACGTGAATGTCGGTATCGGCTGCGCCACCTGTCACGGCCGTGTCGACCGGATGGAAGTGGTTATGAAAACAGAATCCATGAGTATGGGATGGTGTCTGGACTGCCACAACAACCCTGGGCCCAATCTGCGTCCGGTCGAAGAAGTGACCAACATGGCCTGGGAGCCTCCGGATGATCATTACCAGTTTGCCCAGATGATCATTGAAAAGCGCAACATCAACGCGCCCGTGTACTGCAACGCCTGCCACCGGTAGTCCACTGTTTCTGAAGAATCGTAAACACCTTCCAATTTTATGGCAAAAGAGCAACAAAAGACGTACTGGCGAAGTTTAAATGAACTGGCACAGAACGAGGAGTACAAAAAGTTCGCCGAGCGTGAATTCCCGGAAAACGCAACGGAACTGACCGACGGGGTTTCCCGCAGAAATTTTCTGCAGATCATGGGGGCTTCCATTGCGCTGGCCGGGCTTTCGGCTTGCCGCAAGCCGGTGCAGAAGATCATGCCGTACGCCCGCCAGCCGGAACATGTGATCCCGGGCATTCCTTTATATTATGCTTCGGCTGCGCCTTTTCGCGGCAACCTGAGCGGTATCGTTGTTGAAACACACGAAGGCCGCCCTACAAAAATTGAAGGCAACGAGCTTCACCCCGACAGCGGGGGCCGGACCAACAGCCGGCAACAGGCCGCCATCCTTGATCTGTACGACCAGGACCGGTCGCGGAAAGTCCGACATAACGGGTCGGACAGCTCCTGGTCCGATTTCATCCGTTTTTGCTCCGAGCATTTCGCCGAGAACGGCAACAGAGTGGCTTTTATCAGCGAAGCCAACTCGTCGCCGACGCTTGCGCGACTCCGCGACCAGGCCATGCAACGCTTTCCGGACGCACGCTGGGTCACATTCGAGCCCTACAACGACGAATCCGTACTGAATGGGGTCAATATGGCTTTCGGAAGCCGGCTTCGTCCGCATTATCACTTCGACAAGGCGCGCATCACGCTTTCGCTGGATGACGACTTCATGCAGGACAGCGACAACAATGTGCGCTATATCGCGGATTTTGCGCAGAGCCGGGCGATTGCCTCCGCCGACGATGAACCGGCCAGGCTCTATGTCGCCGAAAGCAACTACTCCCTCACCGGCTCCAACGCCGATCACCGTCTGCGGATCAAATCATCCGAACTGCCCCGCTTCTGCTACAGTCTCGCGGCCGCCCTGTCCGAGCGCGTTTCCGGCCTGGAAGCCTATTCCGGATTCACAAGTGAGTTCAATGGACACAGCTGGATCAGTGTCCTTGTCGAGGAACTGATCCGCCACCGCGGCGAAAGCATCCTCACCGCCGGAGCCGAACACGATGGCGGCGTCCATGCCACCGTCGCCGCCATAAACCTGGCACTGGGCAACATCGGCCGGACCGTGGAATATCTCGATGTGCCCTGGCTCGCGGAAGATGACCAGAACCGGGCATTCTCCGAACTGACAGCCGAAATGACCGCCGGCAACATCGACACGGTGGTCCTGGTCGGGACCAACCCCGTCTTTACGGCCCCTGCCGACCTGAATGTTGAAAGCGCCCTTTCCCGGGTACCCGTGAGTATTCATCTTTCGTCCCACTACGATGAAACCTCACGCCACTGCACCTGGCATGTGCCCCGCGCCCATTTTCTTGAAACCTGGGGGGATGGCTATTCCTGCAGCGGAGCCTCGTCAATCATTCAACCCATGATCCAGCCGCTTCTGGGGGGCAAGAGCGAAGTGGAGTTTGTAAACGCGGTGGTCAACGCCGAAGATACGGCCAGCTATGACCTGATTCGGGAAACCTGGGTCAACCTCCTTCCCGCTCCCTTTGAAAGCCACTGGAACAGGGTGCTGCACGACGGACTGCTTGAGGATTCCCGCTTTGAAGCCGCCGATGTCGCCCTCTCCGCCGGCTTTGCCACCGATGTGGCCGAATTTACCAGCCGGCCTTACGAAATTCCGGCGGATGCGATAGAACTGGTCATGAGGCCCGACCCCAAACTGCACGATGGCCGTTTTGCCAACAACGGATGGCTTCAGGAGCTTCCCGATCCCATGACCAAGATCACCTGGGACAATGTTGCGCTCCTCTCCCCGAATACCGCCGAACGCATCGGCATTCCGCCATCCCGAAGGTTCGGGAATTTCGATCAGCCTGTGATCCGCATATCCACTGAAAACACCGGAGAGATCGAGATCGCCGCATGGGTTCTGCCCGGACACGCCGACGACAGCATCACCATCTACAACGGCTACGGACGGCAGCAGATCGGACGGGTAGCCGACCAGGTAGGCGTCAGCGCAAACCATCTCAGAACCACAGGCAACCGCCTTTTCCATCACAGCGTTACGGTGGATCAGGCCGGCCGCACCTACGAAATCGCCTGCACGCAGGACCATCACAGCCTGGAGGGACGTCCCCTCGTGCAGGATGCCGACCTGGAACACTACCGCGAAAACCCGACTTTTGCACAGGACGCGGTATATGTGCCTGGGGTGAAAGGCGACCGCGAGCACCCGATTCAGCTCTTTTCCGATACAGAGTGGCCGGAACACGAGCCGCAATGGGGAATGACAATCGACCTGAATTCCTGTGTCGGCTGCGGGGTTTGCACCATTGCCTGTCAGGCCGAGAACAACATACCGGTGATCGGAAAGCGGGAAGTGCGTCGCGGCCGGGAGATGCACTGGATCCGCACCGACCGCTATTTCAGCGGCGATGAACGGGAAAGCCCGAAGGTGATGCACCAGCCGGTTCCGTGCATGCACTGCGAAAACGCGCCCTGTGAGCAGGTGTGCCCGGTGGCCGCGACAACCCACAGCGACGACGGTCTCAACCAGATGACCTACAACCGCTGCATCGGAACACGGTACTGCGCCAACAACTGTCCGTATAAAGTCCGTCGCTTCAATTTCTTCAACTACTCCAAAGAGTACCTGACAGGCGGCGATGACCCGGAAATCATCCAGATGGCGATGAACCCCGATGTGACGGTCCGCTTCCGGGGTGTCATGGAGAAATGCACCTACTGTGTGCAGCGCATCAGCCGCGCCAAAATCGATACCAAAAACGAAACCGGAAACTCCATCAAGCCGCCCGACGGCACGGTCAAGACCGCCTGCCAGCAGGCCTGTCCGGCCAACGCTATCGCGTTCGGCGACCTGACCGACCGCAACAGCGCTGTTTCCATCGAAAAGCAGAAAGACCGCAACTACATGATGCTCGAGGAACTGAACGTGCGTCCGCGCACCTCGTACCTGGCAAAGATCCGCAATCCCAACCGGGAGATATCCCCGGCAACGTAACACGACAACCCGGAAACGAATAACGCACAAAGTAGTCCATAAAGCAGATATTCCATGAGTCAGAATACCGTAACGGCACCGGATAACCGGCTGGTGAAAGGCGATCACGATTTTGCCAGTGTCACCAAACTGATCAGTGATATTCCCCAGGAACGGACACCCTTGTGGTGGTATATCGCCTTCGGTATCTCGAACATTCTGCTTGCGGTCATGCTGGCCATGGTCGTTTGGCTGATTTGGAACGGGATTGGAGTCTGGGGCCTCAACAATCCGGTTGGCTGGGGCTGGGACATCACCAACTTCGTATGGTGGGTGGGAATTGGTCACGCCGGAACCCTCATCTCCGCCATTCTTTTCCTGTTCCGCCAGGGGTGGCGAACCGCCATCAACCGCTTTGCCGAGGCGATGACCATCTTCGCCGTCATGTGCGCGGGCCTGTTTCCCGCCATTCACGTCGGACGGATCTGGACCATCTACTGGATCTTCCCGCTGCCCAACTCCATGCAGCTCTGGCCCAATTTCAACAGCCCCCTTCTCTGGGACGTTTTTGCCGTGTTCACCTATCTGACCGTATCCACCCTGTTCTGGTATGTCGGACTGGTGCCCGACCTCGCCACCATGCGCGACAAGGTCAAGGGCAAAATCTCCAAAATCGCCTACGGCATCTTCGCACTGGGATGGACCGGTGCCAACCGGCACTGGCAAAACTATGAAAAAGCTTACATGATCCTGGCCGGTCTCGCGACCCCGCTCGTCCTCTCCGTGCATACCATCGTATCATTCGACTTTGCCGTCTCCATCATTCCCGGCTGGCACACCACCATCTTCCCTCCCTATTTCGTGGCCGGAGCCGTTTTCTCCGGATTCGCGATGGTGCTTTCGCTGATGATCATCACCCGCAAGCTCTACAAGCTTGAAGATATCATGACCCTCGACCACATCGAGAAGATGAACATCATCATCCTGGTAACCGGGAATATGGTCGGCTTTGCCTACGCCATGGAGTTTTTCATCGCCTGGTACAGCGGTGTGGAGTACGAAAAATTCGCCTTTATCAACAGGGCGTTCGGCCCCTATGCCTGGGCCTACTGGATTATGGTTACCTGCAACGTGGTGGCTCCGCAGTTTTTCTGGGTGAAGAAGTTCCGCAGGAATATCGCCCTGACTTTCGCTCTGTCCATTGTCATCAACATAGGCATGTGGTTTGAGCGGTTTGTGATTACGGTCACTTCGCTGGCCCAGGACTTCCTGCCCTCCTCCTGGGGGTACTTCTCTCCCACCTATGTGGATGTACTCACCTATGTAGGTACCTTCGGACTCTTTTTCACCTTCTTCCTGCTTTTCCTCCGGTTCCTGCCGATGGTTGCGATTTCGGAGGTGAAAGGGGTGATGCCCCAGGCCGATCCGGCCTATTACCGATCCGGCAACGGCAATACCAAGTCAAACTGACAACCGATTATGAGTGATAAAGAAAAAACCTTCGGCCTGCTTGCCGAGTTTGACAACCCCGCCGACCTGATGGACGCCGCGGCAGCGGTAAACAAGGCCGGCTACAGCAAGTTCGATACCTACAGCCCGTTTCCCATCCACGGGATGGACGACGCCATGGGCCTAAAGCCCTCCAAACTCGGCTGGATCGTGCTGGCTCACGGCATCATCGGCCTGCTCGGAGGGATCGCGCTGCAGATCTGGTCGATGGATATCGCCTATCCCCTTATCATCAGCGGCAAGCCGACCCTCAACTTTCCCGCGTTCGTGCCGGTCACTTTTGCGCTGGTGATTCTGCTATCGGCATTCGGCACCTTCCTAGGAATGTTTACACTTAACAAACTGCCGAAATTTTACAACCCCCTGTTCAACTCGGAACGGTTTTCCAAAGCCTCCGACGACGGTTTCTTTCTCTGTGTGGAAGCGTCCGATCCCCTGTATTCGGAAACCAAAACCACCGAGCTTCTGAAACATTCCGGAGCCACCTACACCGAGATTATTCCCGACGCCTAATTACGGATGCTTACGACCCTGACAAAAATGAAGATATCTCTGCCACACCTGTTGTCCATACTACTGCTCGCCGTTCTTTTGGGTGCGTGCCGGGGCCAGCCGTCCGACAAGCCCCCCATCCACACCCAGTATAATATGTATTGGCAGGACCGGTTCAACGCACAACAGGAAAATCCGTTCTTCGCCGACGGTCGCTCCATGCGCAGTCCGGTGGAAGGCACGGTCGCCAGAGGATTGCTGGAGGATGATCCGGCCTACTTCCATGGCCTCAACGATGACGGAAGCTACGTGCAAACCATTCCGGTCGACATCACCCGTTCGTTCATTAAACGGGGCCAGGGCCAGTACAACGTCTTTTGCACCCCCTGCCATGGCGGAGCCGGGGACGGCAACGGACCGGTTTCGGATTTCGGTTACATCGCCGCTTCCCTCCACACCGACAACGCCCGGGAAATGCCCGACGGCGAGATTTACAGCGCCATCTATAACGGCGTGCGCACCATGAACTCCTACCGCCATCTGATCAAGGTCGAAGACCGGTGGGCGATCGTCGCCTATGTGAGGGCCCTGCAACTGAGCCAGGATGCCGGA contains these protein-coding regions:
- a CDS encoding DUF3341 domain-containing protein, with amino-acid sequence MSDKEKTFGLLAEFDNPADLMDAAAAVNKAGYSKFDTYSPFPIHGMDDAMGLKPSKLGWIVLAHGIIGLLGGIALQIWSMDIAYPLIISGKPTLNFPAFVPVTFALVILLSAFGTFLGMFTLNKLPKFYNPLFNSERFSKASDDGFFLCVEASDPLYSETKTTELLKHSGATYTEIIPDA
- a CDS encoding cytochrome c, with amino-acid sequence MKISLPHLLSILLLAVLLGACRGQPSDKPPIHTQYNMYWQDRFNAQQENPFFADGRSMRSPVEGTVARGLLEDDPAYFHGLNDDGSYVQTIPVDITRSFIKRGQGQYNVFCTPCHGGAGDGNGPVSDFGYIAASLHTDNAREMPDGEIYSAIYNGVRTMNSYRHLIKVEDRWAIVAYVRALQLSQDAGEEDLERLNLDPEIFAAGEN